In the genome of Chlamydia trachomatis A/HAR-13, one region contains:
- the ndk gene encoding nucleoside-diphosphate kinase, with the protein MEQTLSIIKPDSVGKAHIGEIIAIFEKSGLRIAAMKMVHLSVKEAEGFYVVHKERPFFQELVDFMISGPVVVMVLQGENAVARNRELMGATNPKEAAEGSIRALFGESIGVNAVHGSDSLENAAIEVSYFFAKTEIVNSVA; encoded by the coding sequence ATGGAACAAACTCTATCAATTATCAAACCTGATTCTGTAGGCAAGGCTCATATAGGGGAAATTATTGCTATTTTTGAAAAATCTGGGCTAAGAATTGCAGCCATGAAAATGGTTCATCTCTCGGTAAAAGAGGCAGAAGGATTTTATGTTGTTCATAAAGAGAGACCTTTTTTCCAAGAACTGGTAGACTTTATGATTTCTGGTCCTGTTGTAGTAATGGTACTGCAAGGGGAAAACGCTGTCGCCCGTAACAGAGAGTTGATGGGAGCAACGAATCCTAAAGAAGCTGCGGAAGGTTCGATTCGAGCTTTATTCGGAGAATCGATAGGAGTAAATGCTGTTCATGGGTCCGATAGTCTAGAGAATGCCGCTATTGAGGTAAGCTATTTCTTTGCTAAGACAGAAATAGTTAACTCTGTAGCGTAG
- the polA gene encoding DNA polymerase I, with translation MKKLFVLDVSGFVFRAYFALPEMRGPNGESTQAVFGFIRSLDKLIKDLSPEYVVAVFDGPNNKQSRQELYADYKSNRDRQLGDLPEQIRLVKQYCELLGISCLEEKGVEADDVIASITKKAVADGFEVCICTADKDLLQLVSSRVSVFNPWKEQEIQYNEVLSQFGVPPEQIADYLALVGDSSDNIPGVSGCGPKKAQALLKEFQSVEELVANTERLSGKTKQMIEDQKETLLLSKRLATLHMDLAFPLTTEEFAFSPQAIDSAQLNTFYLQHGFKALVKHAETATSSIAVQTVTDPVTLKTVLEQLKGGEVGYCAAYTGEHLPSLQLHGVALAGANQVFYIEVSGVQEIALLKDFFADKATQFFGYRSKRDNHALRNSGIDVHVTADLVLAEHLVSGGAKISFQTLLMESGHIQEAVFFSKEWGAGSLPVQSLPRDPLQYFGMLASKLLAIKNYLFVKLEEKGLKDIFETVEQPLEAVLFAMECVGMPLDSQGLAVLDRDLTKELEECSQEIYDLVGCEFNIKSPKQLSDILYQRLGIEPVDKAKSTKAEVLEALEDRHEIIPKILMFRATEKMLSTYVRALPKQINAGTQRIHPTFNQVGTVTGRLSCQDPNLQNIPVRSERGRSLREAFRVKKDNDYFLAADYSQIELRFLAHLSQDEMLKRAFNSGEDIHAFTASQVFNVPLEQVTKQQRYQAKAVNFGLVYGQQAYGLSKILKISVSEAQGLMDAYFARYPLAAEFITQTIEQASKNQKVTTMLGRERILSDWESSPGARAASGRLAVNTRIQGSAAELIKLAMLNISDEMRSRGLKSRLLLQIHDELLFEVPAEELEEMRSLVQEKMESAMELSVPLVVNVLIGKNWAEC, from the coding sequence ATGAAAAAACTTTTTGTTTTAGATGTTTCAGGATTTGTTTTTCGGGCATATTTTGCTCTTCCTGAGATGCGAGGTCCAAATGGAGAAAGTACGCAAGCGGTATTTGGTTTCATTCGCTCTTTAGATAAGTTGATCAAAGACCTCTCTCCCGAATACGTGGTTGCTGTATTTGATGGTCCCAATAATAAGCAGAGCCGTCAAGAGCTTTATGCCGACTATAAAAGTAACCGTGATCGTCAGTTAGGGGATCTTCCAGAGCAAATTCGTTTAGTGAAGCAATATTGTGAATTACTTGGTATCTCGTGCTTGGAAGAAAAGGGTGTAGAGGCTGATGATGTGATTGCTAGTATCACTAAAAAAGCGGTTGCAGATGGTTTTGAAGTGTGTATTTGCACTGCCGATAAGGACTTATTGCAACTGGTGAGCAGCCGTGTCTCCGTATTTAATCCCTGGAAAGAACAGGAAATCCAATATAACGAAGTACTATCGCAGTTCGGAGTGCCTCCGGAGCAGATTGCAGATTACTTGGCGCTAGTGGGAGATTCTTCCGATAATATTCCTGGCGTTTCTGGTTGTGGTCCCAAAAAGGCTCAAGCTCTATTGAAGGAGTTTCAATCAGTAGAGGAGTTAGTTGCTAATACGGAACGTTTATCTGGCAAAACTAAACAAATGATAGAAGATCAGAAAGAGACGTTGCTTTTGAGTAAACGTCTTGCCACGTTACACATGGATCTCGCGTTCCCGTTGACGACTGAGGAGTTTGCGTTTTCTCCGCAAGCTATAGATTCAGCGCAGTTGAATACCTTTTATTTGCAGCATGGATTTAAGGCTCTGGTAAAGCATGCGGAAACTGCTACGAGTTCCATTGCGGTACAGACTGTGACAGATCCGGTAACTTTGAAGACTGTTTTAGAACAGTTGAAGGGGGGAGAAGTTGGGTATTGTGCGGCTTATACTGGGGAGCATCTCCCTTCTTTGCAGCTACACGGCGTAGCCTTAGCTGGGGCCAACCAAGTATTTTATATAGAGGTATCTGGTGTACAAGAGATTGCTTTGCTTAAAGACTTTTTTGCAGATAAAGCGACTCAATTTTTTGGATACCGCTCTAAACGCGATAATCACGCTTTAAGAAATTCTGGGATCGATGTTCATGTAACAGCAGATTTGGTTCTAGCAGAGCATTTAGTGAGTGGCGGAGCAAAAATTTCTTTCCAGACTTTGTTAATGGAATCCGGACATATTCAAGAAGCAGTGTTTTTTTCTAAGGAATGGGGGGCCGGCTCGCTTCCTGTACAGAGCCTACCGCGTGATCCCTTGCAATATTTCGGAATGCTTGCTTCAAAATTACTAGCGATCAAAAATTATTTATTTGTGAAGTTAGAAGAAAAAGGGCTAAAAGATATTTTTGAGACGGTTGAGCAACCCTTGGAAGCCGTGTTATTCGCCATGGAATGCGTGGGAATGCCCTTGGATAGTCAAGGATTAGCTGTTTTGGATAGAGATCTAACCAAAGAGCTCGAAGAATGTTCTCAGGAAATTTACGATTTAGTTGGCTGTGAATTTAATATTAAATCTCCTAAGCAGTTATCAGATATTTTGTATCAGCGTTTGGGAATAGAGCCTGTGGATAAAGCCAAATCTACAAAGGCAGAGGTTCTGGAAGCTCTAGAAGACCGTCACGAGATTATTCCCAAGATTTTGATGTTCCGTGCTACAGAGAAAATGTTGTCTACATATGTTCGAGCTTTGCCTAAGCAGATCAATGCGGGAACGCAACGAATTCATCCAACTTTTAACCAAGTAGGAACGGTAACAGGCAGATTATCCTGTCAGGATCCTAATCTTCAAAATATTCCTGTGCGTTCTGAAAGAGGGAGATCTTTGCGAGAGGCTTTTCGAGTTAAAAAAGACAATGATTATTTTTTAGCCGCTGATTATTCCCAGATTGAGTTACGGTTTCTTGCCCACCTTAGTCAGGATGAGATGTTGAAGAGAGCTTTTAATTCTGGCGAGGATATTCATGCATTCACCGCTTCGCAAGTGTTCAATGTTCCTTTGGAGCAGGTTACGAAGCAGCAGCGTTATCAGGCTAAAGCAGTGAATTTTGGCTTAGTGTATGGACAGCAGGCGTATGGATTATCAAAAATTTTAAAGATTAGCGTAAGTGAGGCTCAGGGATTAATGGATGCCTATTTTGCGCGTTATCCTCTAGCAGCAGAATTTATTACACAGACGATAGAGCAAGCTAGTAAGAATCAGAAAGTAACCACAATGCTAGGGAGAGAGCGTATTCTGAGCGATTGGGAGAGCTCTCCTGGAGCTCGTGCCGCTTCTGGGAGACTTGCTGTAAATACGCGTATACAAGGGAGTGCTGCAGAGTTAATTAAGTTGGCTATGTTGAATATCTCAGACGAAATGAGGTCGAGGGGATTAAAAAGTCGTTTATTATTACAAATTCATGACGAATTATTATTTGAAGTCCCTGCAGAAGAATTGGAAGAGATGAGAAGTCTAGTTCAAGAGAAAATGGAGTCTGCAATGGAGCTGTCTGTTCCTTTAGTTGTGAATGTCTTAATTGGAAAAAATTGGGCGGAATGCTAG
- a CDS encoding CDP-alcohol phosphatidyltransferase family protein — MRQFCNLLSLSRVWLALLFCQERIITRLLVIFAAMVSDVLDGYLARRYNATSRLGSILDPATDKIFFLICVGVLFWENSLGLTHLALIFSRDIFLVFFGFYLSWVRGWKGYDYRALSFGKFFTVVQFFILFGMTIGMEMPVLWLAPLVILGALYFLERVLDYRRHCLE, encoded by the coding sequence ATGAGACAATTCTGTAATCTCCTTTCTTTGTCCAGGGTGTGGTTAGCCCTTCTTTTCTGCCAAGAGAGAATTATAACAAGGTTGTTGGTTATCTTTGCTGCGATGGTTAGCGATGTTCTAGATGGCTATCTGGCTAGACGCTACAATGCTACAAGTCGCTTGGGCTCCATTCTTGACCCTGCCACAGATAAAATATTTTTTTTAATCTGTGTGGGGGTTCTATTTTGGGAAAACTCTCTAGGGCTTACGCACCTCGCTCTGATTTTTTCTAGAGATATTTTTTTAGTGTTCTTCGGGTTCTATCTATCCTGGGTTCGAGGATGGAAGGGATATGATTACAGAGCATTGTCTTTTGGAAAGTTTTTTACAGTTGTTCAATTCTTTATTTTATTTGGGATGACGATAGGGATGGAGATGCCAGTTCTTTGGTTAGCTCCCTTAGTGATCCTCGGGGCTCTCTACTTTTTAGAGAGAGTTTTGGATTATAGGCGGCACTGTTTGGAGTAG
- the mnmG gene encoding tRNA uridine-5-carboxymethylaminomethyl(34) synthesis enzyme MnmG, which yields MWTFPVDYDVIVIGAGHAGCEAAYCAAKMGASVLLLTSNLDTVAKLSCNPAVGGIGKGHIVREIDALGGIMAEITDLSGIQFRILNQTKGPAVRAPRAQVDKQLYHIHMKRLLEQVPGLHIMQGTAEALLDNGEKVLGVSTKEGWAYLGKTVVLSSGTFMRGLIHIGTQNFSGGRLGDAASLGLSEDLKRLGFPLGRLKTGTPARLLASSIDFSVMEEQPGDHNVCFVHRNEMFVPTLPQVSCHITHTTDQTKDLITKNLHRSALYGGRIEGVGPRYCPSIEDKIVKFADKDRHHIFIEPEGLNTQEVYVNGLSTSMPFDVQYDIIRSVSGLENAIITRPAYAIEYDYVHGNVIFPSLESKLIEGLFLCGQINGTTGYEEAAAQGLIAGVNAVNKVLRHPPFVPSRQESYIGVMLDDLTTQVLDEPYRMFTSRAEHRLLLRQDNAGMRLSHYGHSLGLLSSERYAMFQEQKACIEQEKERLSKTFRKYGDTVVPLTKVLCRPEVSYQQLLTEFPADVRDLGPVVGASLEMEIKYSGYISRQQTLIRSMERSENISIPEDIDYHSISALSLEAREKLSKFTPRTIGSAARISGISVADIQVLMVSLKKDAH from the coding sequence ATGTGGACGTTTCCTGTTGATTACGATGTGATAGTCATTGGCGCAGGACATGCTGGTTGTGAAGCTGCGTATTGTGCTGCTAAGATGGGAGCGTCTGTCTTGCTTCTGACCTCAAATTTAGACACTGTTGCAAAACTCAGTTGTAATCCTGCTGTAGGAGGTATCGGTAAGGGACACATCGTCCGAGAAATCGATGCTCTCGGTGGGATTATGGCTGAAATTACTGATCTATCAGGAATTCAATTCCGAATCTTAAATCAAACTAAAGGTCCCGCAGTACGCGCTCCTCGCGCTCAAGTTGACAAACAGCTGTATCATATTCATATGAAACGCTTGTTAGAACAGGTTCCTGGACTGCATATCATGCAGGGAACAGCTGAGGCACTTTTAGACAATGGCGAAAAAGTTTTAGGAGTCTCTACAAAAGAAGGTTGGGCCTATCTAGGGAAAACCGTTGTTTTGTCTTCTGGAACTTTTATGCGAGGACTTATTCACATTGGAACCCAGAACTTCTCTGGGGGACGATTGGGCGATGCAGCTTCTTTAGGTCTTTCTGAAGATTTAAAACGCTTAGGGTTCCCATTAGGACGTTTGAAAACAGGAACTCCTGCTCGTCTGTTAGCCTCATCTATTGATTTTTCTGTAATGGAAGAGCAACCAGGTGATCATAACGTTTGTTTCGTTCATCGAAACGAGATGTTTGTTCCTACATTGCCACAGGTTTCTTGTCACATTACTCATACCACTGATCAAACAAAAGATCTTATAACCAAAAATCTGCATCGTTCCGCTTTGTATGGAGGGCGAATCGAAGGGGTTGGGCCACGATATTGCCCCTCTATTGAGGATAAAATCGTGAAATTTGCAGATAAAGACCGCCACCATATTTTTATTGAGCCTGAAGGACTTAACACACAAGAAGTTTATGTGAACGGTCTCTCTACATCGATGCCTTTCGATGTGCAGTACGATATTATTCGCTCGGTTTCTGGATTAGAAAACGCGATCATCACTCGCCCTGCCTATGCCATAGAATATGATTATGTTCATGGGAACGTTATTTTTCCTTCTTTAGAATCCAAACTAATCGAAGGACTCTTCTTGTGTGGGCAAATCAATGGCACAACAGGATACGAAGAAGCGGCTGCACAAGGCTTGATTGCTGGAGTTAATGCCGTAAATAAAGTCTTACGCCATCCTCCATTTGTTCCGAGCCGCCAAGAGTCTTATATTGGGGTCATGTTGGATGATCTCACTACCCAAGTACTGGACGAGCCTTATCGCATGTTCACCAGTAGGGCAGAACATCGTTTATTACTGCGGCAAGATAACGCAGGCATGAGACTTTCTCACTATGGGCACTCCTTAGGACTACTGTCTAGCGAGCGCTATGCTATGTTCCAAGAACAAAAAGCTTGTATAGAACAAGAAAAAGAACGGTTATCTAAGACTTTCCGAAAATATGGTGATACGGTAGTCCCATTAACCAAAGTTCTATGTCGTCCCGAAGTTTCTTATCAACAGCTTCTTACAGAATTTCCTGCAGATGTTAGAGATTTAGGTCCTGTTGTAGGTGCTTCTTTGGAGATGGAGATCAAATATTCCGGCTATATCTCCCGACAACAAACGTTAATTCGTAGTATGGAGAGATCCGAAAATATTTCAATTCCTGAGGATATTGACTACCACAGCATCTCAGCGCTTAGCTTAGAAGCTAGAGAAAAGCTTTCTAAATTTACTCCACGCACTATTGGGTCTGCAGCTAGAATTTCTGGGATTTCTGTGGCAGATATTCAAGTGCTCATGGTCTCTTTGAAGAAAGATGCTCATTAA
- a CDS encoding AURKAIP1/COX24 domain-containing protein → MSSVKKKRRLKIAKHKRKKRRRRDRHKNR, encoded by the coding sequence ATGTCATCTGTTAAGAAAAAACGAAGACTTAAGATCGCCAAGCATAAGCGTAAAAAAAGACGTCGAAGAGATCGGCATAAAAATAGATAG
- a CDS encoding lipoate--protein ligase family protein codes for MLINCVFVHCEGLPIFKQLQLEEALLRTSSQNFCLVNTHLPEAVVLGISRKPERDLHVEHLKEDGIPIIRRYSGGGTVFLDADSLMVSWIINSPTPSPSSKDLLQWTQDIYAPIFPTGFKITENDYTFLDKKIGGNAQYIQKYRWVHHTTFLWNMNPKKLARYLPTPEIQPSYRQNRSHDEFLTTIYELFDSREDFLSQLKQSAASKMVWEQGSIQTLTPMLSLPHRKATQIL; via the coding sequence ATGCTCATTAATTGCGTTTTTGTTCATTGCGAAGGGCTGCCTATTTTTAAACAGCTCCAACTCGAAGAAGCTCTTCTACGAACCTCTTCACAAAATTTCTGTCTGGTAAATACACATCTTCCGGAAGCTGTGGTATTGGGTATTTCCCGCAAGCCTGAACGAGATCTTCACGTAGAACATTTAAAAGAAGACGGAATCCCTATTATCCGTCGCTATAGCGGCGGAGGGACTGTTTTTTTGGATGCAGATAGCTTGATGGTCTCCTGGATTATAAATTCCCCTACTCCATCTCCATCTTCAAAAGATCTCCTGCAATGGACTCAAGATATTTATGCTCCTATCTTCCCTACAGGATTTAAAATTACAGAAAATGATTACACTTTTTTGGATAAAAAAATTGGCGGGAATGCGCAGTACATCCAAAAATATCGATGGGTTCATCACACAACATTTCTTTGGAATATGAATCCTAAAAAGCTTGCTCGCTACCTTCCTACTCCTGAAATTCAACCTTCTTATCGACAAAATCGTTCTCATGATGAATTTCTAACCACAATCTATGAACTTTTTGATTCAAGAGAAGATTTCTTATCCCAGTTAAAGCAATCTGCAGCAAGTAAGATGGTGTGGGAACAAGGTTCTATACAAACACTCACTCCGATGCTCAGCCTTCCTCACCGAAAAGCTACACAAATCCTATAA
- a CDS encoding S49 family peptidase has translation MKNFFRFLLKGFLSVCGLFLGVIGAAGFIFVLSASVLGAGDGVLFVNFPNAQGVVQELGKTAPIIAVIDINDAIMASGGAAKRLQSALQPLNEAPYKGRVKGILVKIDCPGGEVFEIDRMCATLSFWKKQWGIPVHVFVSGLCASGGYYVACIADKIGTTSSSLIGSIGVRSGPYFSVKEGLQRHGVETAILTAGDDKAPLNPFSSWTEEEYAERQGIVDAFYEQFVDHVVKYRSKLSKEKLTKVLGARVFIAKQALEEGLVDAINQTQEQALEELAEACGIKDNYRVIGLGSGHFLKRFSSYLSNSPLVTGKLQVTALPDQQQKSLWYMG, from the coding sequence ATGAAGAATTTTTTTCGATTTTTATTAAAAGGTTTTTTATCTGTCTGCGGTTTGTTTTTAGGTGTGATAGGAGCTGCCGGATTCATTTTTGTCCTATCGGCCTCTGTTCTTGGGGCGGGAGACGGAGTTTTGTTTGTCAACTTCCCCAACGCTCAAGGAGTTGTTCAAGAGCTTGGGAAAACTGCTCCCATTATTGCAGTGATTGATATTAACGATGCTATTATGGCTAGCGGTGGCGCTGCAAAGCGTTTACAATCCGCTTTACAGCCTTTAAATGAAGCTCCTTACAAAGGAAGAGTAAAAGGGATCTTAGTCAAAATAGATTGTCCTGGTGGTGAGGTTTTTGAAATTGATCGGATGTGCGCAACACTCTCTTTCTGGAAGAAACAGTGGGGAATCCCTGTCCACGTCTTTGTATCTGGACTCTGTGCTTCCGGAGGATATTATGTTGCTTGTATTGCCGATAAAATTGGAACCACTTCGAGTTCTCTGATTGGTTCAATAGGAGTACGTTCGGGCCCATATTTTAGTGTTAAAGAAGGCTTACAACGACATGGCGTGGAAACTGCTATTCTTACAGCGGGAGATGACAAAGCGCCGTTAAATCCTTTTTCTTCATGGACAGAGGAAGAGTACGCCGAGCGCCAGGGGATAGTGGATGCTTTCTATGAACAGTTTGTGGATCATGTTGTTAAATATCGTTCGAAGCTGTCTAAGGAAAAACTAACGAAGGTTTTGGGAGCCCGTGTATTTATTGCGAAGCAAGCTCTGGAAGAAGGGTTGGTGGATGCGATCAATCAAACTCAAGAACAAGCTTTAGAAGAACTGGCTGAAGCCTGTGGTATCAAAGACAATTATCGAGTCATTGGGTTGGGTTCTGGCCATTTTTTAAAACGTTTTTCTAGCTATCTAAGTAATAGCCCGCTTGTAACAGGGAAACTCCAAGTGACGGCTTTACCTGATCAGCAACAAAAATCTTTGTGGTACATGGGTTGA
- the npt2 gene encoding NTP/H+ exchange transporter Npt2 — MSSEVKSFSKFRGYFFPIYRSEFSKFIPLFFLAFFVGVNYALLKTTKDSLVLVGSRAGAEVIPFLKVWGIVPGAVIVTMIYGWMSRRYSRGTVFISLVGGFLGFFALFATVIYPIGDALHLNKLAAKLQSILPPGGRGFVVMVQYWSYSLYYVMSELWSSIVLSTLFWGVANHITSVREAGRFYALINTGLNLSSVFAGEVSLWLGRNPVIAFPMAVDPWHEVLLNITLLIVLAGGVILYLYQKLDRLMDETSMLKEGLAAEMSVAQLKKEKKRSKAKAKSLFALLLRSRYLLGIAVVVLSYNLVIHLFEVVWKDQVCRIYASRVEFNSYMSRITTLTGIVSALTGIFAAGQTIRRWGWTIGALVPPLTMLITGALFFGAIYAVKGDAMIFGGILGISPLVLTAWLGGVQNVFSRAIKFTYFDQTKEMAFIPLEDDEKNYGKAAIDGVISRVGKSGGSLVYQGLLIIFSSVAASLNAITIVLLLALGSWIFVIAWLGREYTAKTEALFRVNVSEEDVLQEEREASSLVDAESREEPVTTL, encoded by the coding sequence ATGTCTTCCGAGGTAAAATCCTTTTCGAAGTTCAGGGGATACTTTTTCCCCATATACAGGTCAGAATTCTCTAAATTTATACCCTTATTCTTTTTAGCTTTTTTTGTAGGTGTTAACTACGCTTTATTAAAGACCACGAAAGACTCCCTTGTTTTAGTCGGGTCTAGAGCAGGGGCGGAAGTCATACCTTTCTTGAAAGTCTGGGGGATTGTCCCTGGGGCCGTTATCGTCACCATGATCTATGGATGGATGAGTCGACGTTATTCAAGAGGTACCGTGTTTATCTCTTTAGTCGGCGGTTTTTTAGGCTTTTTTGCGTTGTTCGCCACAGTGATTTATCCCATAGGAGATGCGCTGCATCTAAATAAATTGGCGGCAAAACTACAGTCCATCTTACCTCCGGGGGGAAGAGGTTTTGTAGTGATGGTTCAATACTGGAGCTATAGCCTGTATTATGTGATGTCTGAGTTATGGAGTTCCATAGTTTTGTCTACTCTGTTTTGGGGGGTAGCCAACCATATTACGAGTGTTCGCGAAGCAGGGCGGTTTTACGCTCTTATTAATACTGGATTAAACCTCTCTTCTGTTTTTGCTGGAGAGGTTTCTTTGTGGCTCGGTAGAAATCCTGTAATTGCCTTCCCTATGGCCGTAGATCCTTGGCATGAGGTGTTGCTCAATATCACTCTACTTATCGTGCTGGCCGGCGGGGTAATCCTCTATCTATATCAGAAGTTAGATCGCTTGATGGATGAGACGTCAATGTTAAAAGAGGGGTTGGCAGCAGAAATGTCGGTCGCTCAGCTTAAGAAAGAGAAAAAGCGGTCGAAGGCAAAAGCAAAAAGTCTCTTCGCTCTTCTCCTCCGCTCCCGCTATCTATTAGGCATCGCCGTCGTCGTACTCTCTTACAATTTAGTCATTCACCTTTTTGAAGTCGTTTGGAAAGACCAAGTCTGTCGGATTTATGCTTCTCGAGTAGAATTTAATTCTTATATGAGTAGGATTACGACGCTCACAGGAATCGTCTCAGCTTTGACAGGGATTTTCGCTGCTGGACAAACTATTCGCCGTTGGGGATGGACTATTGGCGCCTTGGTACCCCCTTTAACCATGTTGATTACAGGAGCCTTGTTCTTTGGTGCTATCTATGCTGTAAAAGGGGATGCTATGATTTTTGGCGGGATCTTAGGGATCTCTCCGCTAGTTCTTACTGCTTGGTTAGGAGGTGTTCAGAACGTCTTCTCGAGAGCAATTAAGTTCACCTATTTCGATCAAACCAAGGAGATGGCATTTATTCCTTTGGAAGATGATGAGAAGAATTACGGTAAGGCGGCTATTGATGGGGTGATCTCCAGAGTAGGGAAGTCAGGGGGCTCTTTAGTTTACCAAGGACTGCTGATCATCTTCTCGTCCGTTGCAGCTAGCTTAAATGCGATTACGATTGTGTTGTTGCTGGCTTTAGGGAGTTGGATCTTTGTGATCGCTTGGTTAGGTAGAGAGTACACAGCCAAGACCGAGGCTCTTTTTAGAGTCAATGTTTCTGAAGAAGATGTTTTACAGGAAGAGCGAGAGGCTTCTTCTTTAGTAGATGCTGAGTCTCGAGAAGAACCTGTAACAACTTTATAG
- the dnaB gene encoding replicative DNA helicase codes for MATQTKKPQPTQLLSLPNSKESEMIVLGCMLTSVNHLNLAANLLQEDDFYFLEHRIIFRVLQDAFKSDRPMDPHLTGEELKRRDQLNIIGGPSYLITLSEFAGTSAYIEEYAEIIRSKSILRKMIQAAKDIEKKAAEEPRDVTTALDDAQNLLFRISQTTNLAPHVLVADKLKGVASSKDKSFLLALQERQEAFQASAHDSSSPMLSGFPTHFLDLDRMISGFSPSNLIILAARPAMGKTALALNIVENFCFDSRLPVGIFSLEMTVDQLIHRIICSRSEVEAKKISVGDISGRDFQRVVSVVREMEEHTLLIDDYPGLKITDLRARARRMKESYDIQFLVIDYLQLISSSGNLRNSDSRNQEISEISRMLKNLARELNIPILCLSQLSRKVEDRANHRPLMSDLRESGSIEQDADQIMFLLRREYYDPNDKPGTAELIVAKNRHGSIGSVQLVFEKDFARFRNYAGCEFPG; via the coding sequence ATGGCGACCCAGACAAAAAAACCCCAACCCACTCAACTCCTCTCTCTTCCTAATTCTAAGGAATCTGAAATGATTGTACTGGGGTGTATGTTGACCAGTGTCAATCATTTGAACCTTGCTGCCAACCTTCTTCAGGAAGATGATTTCTACTTCTTAGAGCATCGTATTATTTTTCGTGTGTTGCAGGACGCTTTCAAGTCTGACCGCCCCATGGATCCCCATCTTACGGGAGAAGAACTCAAACGCCGAGATCAACTCAATATCATTGGAGGCCCCTCTTATCTAATCACTCTCTCTGAATTTGCAGGGACATCTGCCTATATTGAAGAATACGCAGAAATTATCCGCTCCAAATCTATTCTAAGAAAAATGATTCAAGCGGCCAAAGATATCGAAAAGAAAGCCGCTGAAGAGCCACGTGACGTCACTACCGCTTTAGATGATGCTCAAAACTTATTGTTTCGCATAAGCCAAACAACTAACTTAGCCCCCCATGTCCTTGTTGCAGACAAACTCAAAGGAGTTGCTTCTTCTAAAGACAAATCCTTCTTACTCGCTTTACAAGAACGCCAAGAAGCTTTCCAAGCAAGTGCTCATGACTCAAGCTCTCCTATGCTCTCAGGCTTCCCCACTCATTTCTTAGATCTAGATAGAATGATTAGTGGGTTCAGCCCCTCTAACTTGATCATTCTTGCTGCTCGTCCTGCTATGGGGAAAACTGCTTTAGCTCTTAACATTGTAGAGAATTTTTGTTTTGATAGCCGGCTTCCTGTAGGAATTTTTTCATTAGAGATGACTGTAGACCAGTTAATCCATCGCATCATCTGCTCGCGTTCCGAAGTAGAAGCTAAAAAAATTAGCGTGGGAGATATTTCTGGTAGAGATTTTCAACGCGTGGTCTCTGTGGTAAGAGAGATGGAAGAACATACTCTACTCATAGATGACTACCCGGGATTGAAAATCACAGATCTTCGAGCACGCGCAAGAAGAATGAAAGAAAGCTACGATATCCAATTTCTAGTTATTGACTACCTACAATTAATCTCTAGCTCTGGGAACCTAAGAAATTCTGATTCGCGAAACCAAGAAATTTCTGAAATCTCCAGAATGCTTAAAAATTTGGCTCGAGAACTCAATATTCCTATTCTCTGCCTCTCTCAATTATCTAGAAAAGTAGAAGACAGAGCTAATCACAGACCTTTGATGAGCGATTTAAGAGAAAGTGGAAGCATTGAACAAGATGCTGACCAAATTATGTTTTTACTTCGCCGCGAATATTATGATCCTAATGATAAACCTGGAACAGCAGAGTTGATTGTGGCTAAAAACCGCCACGGCTCCATTGGATCTGTACAATTAGTTTTTGAAAAAGACTTCGCTCGATTCCGAAATTATGCTGGCTGTGAGTTCCCTGGATAA